The following DNA comes from Croceicoccus sp. YJ47.
GGGACGCGGTGGAGCACATGCTGGCCCCGCTCGTCACGCTGGGCGGGGAGGAGCGGATCGACCTTGCCGCGAGCCTCGATGCGCTTGCGGCGGCGGCGGAGGGGATTTGCGGCCTCTCCATCTGGGGCGAGGCGGACGGGCGCGCGCTCGCCGCTTTTGTCGAGGATCTGCGCGAACAGGCGCGCGGCGTTCCGACCATGCTCGAACCCGCCGAATTGCCGGCGATGCTGCGCGACGCGATGGAGCAGGTCGCGGTGCGGCCCCCGTATGGCGGGCATGAACGGCTGGCGATCTACGGCCTGATCGAGGCGCGGATGAGCCGTGCCGATCTCGTCATCTGCGGCGCGCTTCACGAAGGCAGCTGGCCGCAGCCGGCGACGACCGATCCGTTGATCGCGCCCGCCGTGCTGCGCGCGCTGGGCGTGCCGGGCGGGGATTTCCGCATCGGGCTTTCGGCGCACGACCTCGCCGCCGCACTCGGCGCGCCGGAGGTGGTGTTGAGCCACGCCCGCCGCGACAGCAGCGGCCCTGTCATCGCGAGCCGGTTCATCCTGCGCGTGCGGGCGATGCTGGGGCCGAAATTGCTCGAAACGCATGTGCAGAGCAGCGCGCCTGCGCTCTGCGCCGCGATCGACAGGGTGGAACCCGTTGCCCCGCATTCGCAGCCCCGGCCCATGCCTTCGGCGGAGCAGCGCCGCGTCGGTCTTTCGGCCACCGGGCTGGACCGGCTGCGCTCCGATCCGTATCAGTTCTATGCCCGGTCGATCCTGCGGCTTCACGCGCTCGACGCGATCGATGATGAGCCGACGCCTGCGTGGCGGGGCTCGGCCGTGCATGACATCCTCCATCGCTGGCATCGCGACCACGGGGCGGCGCCGGGAACGCTCCACGATCTGGCGCGCGACATGCTGCACGCGATGTCCGGCCACCCGTTCATGCGCGGATTATGGCAGCCGCGCCTGCTCGCCGCGCTCGACTGGATCGAGGCGGAGACGGCGGCGCTTGTGACCGACGGGCGGACGATCGCGGCCACGGAATGCAAGGGCGTCATCACCGTCGACGGCGTGCGGGTGGAGGCCCGCGCCGACCGGATCGACAGGCTCGCCGATGGTACGCTCGCCATCGTCGATTACAAGACCGGCCGCCCGCCGAGCGCCAGCATGGTGGAGGAAGGGTTTGCCCTGCAACTGGGGACGACGGGCCTCGTCGCGGCGCGCGGTGGATTTCACGACGCAGGGATCGACGGCACGCCGGACCGGTTCGAATACTGGTCGCTCGCCCGCGGGAAGGACGGTTTCGGCTTTCGCGACGAACCGGTGAAGGAGGGGCGCAAGCGTACAGGCCTCGCGCGCGAGGAATTTCTCGATCAAAGCGCCTTCTTCCTGTCCGACGCGATTGCGAAATGGATTGCCGGCGATGCACCGTTCACCGCCCGCCTGAACCCGGATCTGCCGGGATATAACGAGTATGACCAGCTCATGCGTCTCGACGAATGGCAGGGGCGGGCCCGGCGCGATCCCGGCGAAGGAGACAGCGCATGAGCGGCGCGGCCAAGGTCTATCCGCTTCAGGATAATCAGCGTGCGGCGGTCGATCCCGCCGACACGGTCTGGCTTTCGGCAAGTGCCGGCACCGGCAAGACGCAGGTGCTGTCGGCCCGCGTGCTGCGCCTCCTCCTCGAACCGGGGGTGGAACCTTCGCAGATCCTGTGCCTGACCTTTACGAAGGCGGGCGCGGCTAAAATGGCGAACCGGGTCAATGACGTGCTGGCTAGCTGGGTGCGGGCGGATGCCGCGTCGCTCGCCCACGATCTTCAGGCGATCGGCGCGTCCTCCGATCCCGAAACGCGGGCACGGGCGCGCACGCGCTTTGCCGCGGTGCTCGATTGTCCGGGCGGCGGCCTGCGGATCGAGACGATCCATGCTTTCTCGCAATGGTTGCTGTCGGCCTTTCCGATGGAGGCGGGGCTGGTGCCCGGCACGCGCGCGATGGAGGATCGCGACCGCGAGCTTCTGCTGCGCGAGGTGCTCTCGGCCATGCTGGTTTCGGCGGAGGAGCGGGGCGGCGATGCGCTCATCGCTGCGTTGTCGGCGCTGTCCCTTCGCGCGGATCAGTCGGCGATCGAACGTTTCCTGATGGCGTGCGCCGATGCGGCGGAGGCGTGGGAGGGGCCGGGTGCCTGGCAACCGCCGCTGCGCCCGCGGGTCAATCGCCTGCTCGGCCTGTCGGCGGATTTCTTGGGCTGCGACGTGGCGGCATTGTGCGGGGAGGATCGCTTCGATACGCGGGCGCTTGCGCTGTGCCGCGATACGATGGTGGAATGGGGGACGAAGAGCGGGCTCGAAATGGCGGCGTCCGTCGCGGCCTGGCTCGCGCGCGATGCGCAGGCGCGGGCCGACAACCTGCCCGAATTGCGGTCCGCGCTGTTCACGCAGAAAGGCGATGTCAAGCGGCTCACCAATCTTGAAAAGATCGACCCCGCCTATGCCACCCATGCGGGCATGGTCGGCGCGCAGCTTGACGAGATCGAGGAGCTTCGCGCGCTTGCCACGCTTGCCGAATGGCTGACCCCGGCCCTGATGCTGGGACGTGAATTCGCGCTCGAATGGGGGCGGGCGAAACAGCGCGAGGGGCTGATCGATTTCGACGATCAGATCCGGCAGGCCGCCCGCCTTTTGCAACGCTCCGACATGGCGGACTGGATCCGGTACAAGCTCGACCGGCGGTTCGATCACATCCTCATCGACGAGGCGCAGGACACCAATGCCGCGCAATGGAACGTGATCGAGGCGCTGACCGAGGAATTCTTTGCCGGACAGGGCGCAGGCGACAGCCGGATGCGCACGCTCTTCGTGGTGGGCGATTACAAGCAGGCGATTTTCCGCTTTCAGGGGACGAGCCCCGAAAACTTCGAATCCGCCAAATTGCGGGTGAAGGCGCGC
Coding sequences within:
- the addB gene encoding double-strand break repair protein AddB, with the protein product MSETATRLSLYSIAAHRGFADALVAGLIPRYGEKDAGLARLTLLLPSRRAIRTVTEAFVRLSGGGLLLPRMAVIGDLDLDETLGALLDPIGSDNEIPPAADPTRRWLRLAQMLRLAMERAGMDTISGQAALLRQARDIARGMDRLLVEGIGPEELMSARVLDLVGELSEHWVRNLHLFASVQAMWLAELQERGELDAPARRTRLFDHAAAKWSRTPPAGPIVAAGVTSASPSIARLLRVIAEMPEGSVVLPDLDLALDDAVWDGLGRAGKGEDPDDPPIGAGDAVTHPQYHLKLLLNRMGVARGEVRPWHRAGMSKAPPERSRAISNLFLPPEQSATWIDLPPEARRLSGVRLMETAHPEEEAQAIAILIREALETPERRVALITPDRGLAGRVIAHLERWNIAADDTAGRPLPQTVAGRMLLLLSEVLAERGAAIPLLSVLMHPYAGLGSDGGGGDERGTRRAAWLSHARRLDLAMRGPRLDIGLAPLREAVHRVAERRGDPAMRTWWDAVEHMLAPLVTLGGEERIDLAASLDALAAAAEGICGLSIWGEADGRALAAFVEDLREQARGVPTMLEPAELPAMLRDAMEQVAVRPPYGGHERLAIYGLIEARMSRADLVICGALHEGSWPQPATTDPLIAPAVLRALGVPGGDFRIGLSAHDLAAALGAPEVVLSHARRDSSGPVIASRFILRVRAMLGPKLLETHVQSSAPALCAAIDRVEPVAPHSQPRPMPSAEQRRVGLSATGLDRLRSDPYQFYARSILRLHALDAIDDEPTPAWRGSAVHDILHRWHRDHGAAPGTLHDLARDMLHAMSGHPFMRGLWQPRLLAALDWIEAETAALVTDGRTIAATECKGVITVDGVRVEARADRIDRLADGTLAIVDYKTGRPPSASMVEEGFALQLGTTGLVAARGGFHDAGIDGTPDRFEYWSLARGKDGFGFRDEPVKEGRKRTGLAREEFLDQSAFFLSDAIAKWIAGDAPFTARLNPDLPGYNEYDQLMRLDEWQGRARRDPGEGDSA